The genomic stretch TGTAGGGCTCAGGCTATTCTTCAGCTCACACATTGGCTGAACATGACCTTGAACTGAGCCTCCTACCTCCAACTTCCAATGTTGAGCTTACCTGCTCGCCCCATCATGTCTGCTGCATGGAGAGTTGGGGACAGGACTCCCTGTATGCCTGGGAGCTCCCTGGCAAGTGAGTACACTCTCAACACCATGGCTACCATAGTAATGGAATCAAGCCATGCTCCTGTCCCACCTTTTGAATGGCTGCTGTTGCAATTTATTGACAGAACATCCACTTCAGTCCTTGACCTCCAGGACATATTCCAGTCTCTGACTCGGCATTCTGTTCAAAATACAGTGAAAAGGAATATCTTTGAATTATGTTATGTCTCTAATCAGCAACAGAATAAACCATGAGAGGAAGCATACTGGGAATGTGTCTGGTCCCATGAATAAAATCCATCCAGATATGGCTCTTCACGATAGTCATCCTAGCAGTAAAAAGATTCTGAGTCGAGAGAATTGCTAGAACTTTGACTTGTAAAACCACCTTGGTTTCAGAGCCTGACACAGTCACTGGAACAAATGGAAAACTAAATAAACGTTAAGCAAATGAAGAACCAAAACAACCAACTTGGTGTTTTATGGTTAATTAACAAGTGGAATGTTTATAGTTATCCAAGAACTTTTGGGGGTGTTGGGATGGTGATGAGTGGGGAGTATCTGATCACAAGTCTGTCTGATTCAATCAACGGAATGATCGAATATTTGGTCTACAATTTAAAGGGTGGAGATTAAGCCAGGAAATCCAATTCCAGGTAGGGGTTGGAGGGTGTGGCTACAAAAGGGAGGGGTGAGCAGAGAGCTATATAAAGGCTtctgtggaagcagagaacacatTCAGAGACCTGCAACCTGGATAACTGCCTGGTTCAGCTAGAACTTGGAGAACTATCTGCAGTGCTCAAAACAGGTATGTAATGATTTTTTCTTGGGTCATGCAGTTTGAAATAGAGAACTTTAGACTCCTTTAGAGGAACTTATGGAAGACCTTGGGTTTCATTCCAAATGAAGTTTTAGCCTAGTCTCTGATATATTTCTGTGATAGCTTGTATATTTCAATAGTGTGCTtgttataatttttttgagacaggattctgTATTTTGTTCAAACTCTCCTAGAACTGGCCTTGTGGCCCTGGAAATGTTGGAAATCAGATCATTCTGGCTAACATGTTCTCTCATATTTCCCTTCACTAAAATGATGGTCTTTATTTTTGTGAGACCCTGGCTCACACTGCAGACATGTAGACCATGTATCTATGATCTCCTTCAGCTCCCAATAGGTGAAATGACACTTGTGAGTTAGTCATATGTGTTTCCTTAGGCTTTGCCTTGCCTCTTTTACACATAGCTTTGCTCTGTTGGTATGCTCTGTTTCCCAGAACCAGGAAACCCTAAAAATTGTAGAAATACAGTGAAGTCATTCTGCTTTCTGGGAATCAATATTGACCCACATCacaaggatttttgtttgtttgtttgtttgtttggtccattggtttggtttgggtactgttcttttgtttttgagaaaagaacacacataaaacatttgATCTGATAATTAATGTGCCCATTTGGTTGACAAACAGACCCCCATGTTACCATTGTGGGAGTCTGCTTTACATCACTAGTTTAGAGTGAATAGGTACATTGATTTCTCCATCACTATCAGAGCAGTAACTCAGAAGCTTAGTGGTCAATGTGATGGTGAGGAAGTTTTACCAACGTTgtcttgaatttatatttttcctgACACCTTCCCCAGGAGCCTTCTGACTGGAGACATTAGAGGATGAGTCTTCAGAACCCACCCACACTCCAGAAGCTGGCAAGGCAGAGTCTGCTGAGCAGTGAGGCTTTGGCCATGTCCTCTGTGAAGGAGCTGCCCTGCGGTCTTTTCCCAGCACTATTCAAGGATGCCTTCACTGGCAGACACACCAACCTTGTAAAGGCAATGGTGGCAGCCTGGCCTTtcccctgtcttcctgttggagcATTGATGAAGACACCTGACCTGGAAACTTTCCATGCTGTGCTAGATGGAGTAGACATGCGACTGACAAGAAAGTTTCACCCCAGGTAAGCAATGTCCAAGTACTGTACAAGGGAGCATTGGGGAACACAGTAGACATTGTGGGGTGAGGGAGGATGGCTTCTGATGGGATCATCAGACAGCAAAGCAGGAGCCTTGAAAGGAATTGTTTGCTTGGACTGAGTACAGTTGTCTGTGGATTAGGGCTTAGAGTAGAGGTAGGCTCACAGTAGAATGAGACTATCCCTGGCATTCTCATACCACAAATAATGggactaaaaagaaataaagagtacTTTAGCAGAAGGAAAGTGGTCAGGTCTACACATGCAGCTCAGGGAGAGCTTCTGtagcatacatgcatgtgtgcatgttgcaCTCTTGCTGTTTAAAACATACACCTTGGCAGAGTTGGGCAGAGTGGAGTATAGGGTCATGTGGTGCAATCTGACTGAGGGTCCTGTCATGTCTGCTGTCACTTGACATGTTTCATCCTCACCAGGGGAAAAGTTCAGGTTCTGGACCTGAGGAATGTGCACCATGCCTTCTGGAACATATGGGCTGGTACAGAGGATGGCAGCTGTTCTTCAGAGACCTTCAATGAGAAGCCAGGATTGAAGGTCCTTCCCAGATATGGGCTGAGGAGGCAGGTGAAGGTGGTAGCTGACCTATGCCTCAGGCCCCGACTTGATGAAACACAAGCATGCTTCTTGAAATGGGCCCAGCAGAGAAAGGACTCCCTATATTTGTGCTGTACGAAGATGCAGATATGGGCGATGCCTGTGAACTTTATCAAAGAGATATTGACTGTCTTCCATCCAGAGCACATTGAAGAATTGGAACTTAACACTGAGTGGAATGTGTTCAAGCTGGCTCAATTTGCTCCCTGCTTTGGGCAGATGAGAAATCTTAGAAAACTGCTCCTGGCACCCCTTTATAAGAACGTCTTCAAGATTGCCAATAgtacaggagacagagaagacaagTGTGTCAAGGAGTTCatttctctgttctccaaattcAATTGTCTCCAGCATCTCTCCATGAGTGGCATCCACTttctcacagaccatatgaatcaGGTCTTCAGGTAAGCAAAAAAGGAGGGCTGGGTCACCTAGCAGAGCAAATATTCCTGTTGCATTTTAAGTATCCATTGTACAGAATGCCCACTACTTAGTCACCCAGAAGAAACATTTAGGAACTCCTTAGGATAGGGAAATTATATGTGGTGATTCAATGTCTTCAATGAGCACTCCTGAAGTAGAGGACTGAAGTAAGGAGTAGGTCAGACCTGGTCAAGAGGGGTCAGTTCTTTGAATCATGGCCAACCAATTgaccagaaaggaaacagaaatttaaGCATGTAGTTAGAAGTTGGGGGACTCAGCCAGCATCATGAGGAGGTGAGCTCCTTGCTTAGATCAGTGGAAACAGATTTCTATCTCCCCCTACTTTCTCATTAGTGAAGGGTTTTGAGCCCAGTAGGGCTGAGAGCATGAGACAAGGGGGAGAGTGTGGGCCTGTAAATGATAGCATGAGTGACTCTGCAAAGGCTAGGATAGAATGACACCTTGAGTGAACCCACAAGTAATGTCCCTAGGTCCTGTCAGGACTCTCTTAGCATGGAATTTCTTCTGTGGATTTCCAGGTCTTATAGGCTAAACTGGTTTCTGCTTGAGACTAAGGGCGGCAGATCCACTGTGAGTTTGGCTTAACTAAGCTGATTCCAAAAGTATTCATCTGAGATAATATCTTTGATCATTTGATCACACTGACATTTGGGGCACCTGGTCCCTTCAACAACAGTGAAAACCCCACCCTCCCCATCATTTGCCAGAACTAACCCTCTGGTCTCCTCTATTCCTAGGTGCCTGTTGACACCCTTGGTGACCCTCTCTATCAGTCACTACAAAATTTCACAGTCAGACTTGGATTCCTTTTGCTATTGTGAGAGCCTAtttcagctcaaacatctggagATGAGAGGTGTGGTCTTACGGGATTTGGACTTTATGCCTCTGAGAGGTCTCCTGGAGAAAGTGGCAGACACTCTTGAGACTCTGGATTTGCAGGGGTGTAGGATGAAGGACTCCCAGCTCAGTGCCCTGCTACCTGTCCTCAGACAATGCTCTCAGCTCACCAAGGTCAACTTCTACAACAATGACTTCTCCATGCTCGTCTTGAAGGACTTTTTACAACATACAGCCAACTGGAGCAAGATGAATGTAGAACAATACCCTGCCCCTCTGGAGTGCTATGATGAATTGGCTCATGTCTCCAGAGAAATGTTTGCCCATCTTTCTCAAGAGCTCATGGATACACTGAGGGCCATAAGACAGCCTGAGAGCATCTCTTTTGCTACAGGTAGCTGCCACAAATGTGGTGAGCACTGTGTCTATGGCCAAGGGGCTAGACTTTGTGGTTGCTGGCAGTAAACATGGATACAGGACTTCTGGGTGTGAATAAATGACAGGCTTGGGACACATCTCTCATCCAGGGTGCCCAGAGAATGTGACTTCAGACACTGTTCCAAGGGTTGGAAACCAGAGGATATACAGTGACTGTTGGAGACTGAGCTTAATATGGGGAACAGTTGGATGGACTGTGGGAAAAGGGGCCTTGTGGAGTCAGAAGGACAAACTTGGCAGTTTTGAGTAGCTTCTGCCAGGACACATTAACTAGATGCTTTGTTGGGGATTTGTAAACTTTTGGTTCTTCCATGAAATACTTAGTGAATAAATATAACATGGGTACTATGTTTAGATGTCATTACTGTTGTCTGAGTGGAATAAAGAATGTAAATTTAAGGATTCTACAACAAATGCTCCCTGGAGGGAGTCAAAATGAACAGATTGATGCCACACATGTCAGGATTCAAAATCTTGCGTTGGTAGATAACATTATCAGCTAAGGAAGTTCACATATGGATATCTAGGTTGTCCTGTGGTACAGAAGAAGTCATAAAAACAAGCTCTATGTCTCTCACACTCCttattttctccctcctccagcaCCCTGCCTCCCTGTCTACCTGTTGACTTAGCTGGAATATTTGCTTGGAACCTGTGAATCTGCTCAAGGTTTGCTCACAGTAAACTCTTTTCATGCTCTTCAGACAACAGACAAAAAACACTCATGAAGAGAGATGACTCATGTATTGAGAGCATATATTGCTTTAAAAGAGGGCCAAAGTTTGGTTTCAGAATTAATATCATCAGGTTGCTCCTAGGTGGAACTCAGACTTTAGGTGGTAGGGCCTTTTCTCCAGGTCTCTGTAGATCCCAGCTTATACATGCCCAATATGCacaatatatgtatgcatatacacctAATTGAGGAAGTCTGAAAAGCCCCTCTATCTCACAGCACTTACAAAAATAAACtcataaattaaaatgaagatgtTTAGTAGCCGTAGCCCGACTTTTATGACTCCAATATTATTCCTCTACTCCACACAGTGAAGAGAGTATGTGGAGTTTCAGAGGTTTCCAAAGAGCTCAACTAGTGACCATAGCCTAGACTACTTTGGGGTCAAGTTTGAGGCCTGCAGCATGGATGAGTGAAAGT from Arvicanthis niloticus isolate mArvNil1 chromosome 27, mArvNil1.pat.X, whole genome shotgun sequence encodes the following:
- the LOC143439842 gene encoding PRAME family member 8-like; translation: MSLQNPPTLQKLARQSLLSSEALAMSSVKELPCGLFPALFKDAFTGRHTNLVKAMVAAWPFPCLPVGALMKTPDLETFHAVLDGVDMRLTRKFHPRGKVQVLDLRNVHHAFWNIWAGTEDGSCSSETFNEKPGLKVLPRYGLRRQVKVVADLCLRPRLDETQACFLKWAQQRKDSLYLCCTKMQIWAMPVNFIKEILTVFHPEHIEELELNTEWNVFKLAQFAPCFGQMRNLRKLLLAPLYKNVFKIANSTGDREDKCVKEFISLFSKFNCLQHLSMSGIHFLTDHMNQVFRCLLTPLVTLSISHYKISQSDLDSFCYCESLFQLKHLEMRGVVLRDLDFMPLRGLLEKVADTLETLDLQGCRMKDSQLSALLPVLRQCSQLTKVNFYNNDFSMLVLKDFLQHTANWSKMNVEQYPAPLECYDELAHVSREMFAHLSQELMDTLRAIRQPESISFATGSCHKCGEHCVYGQGARLCGCWQ